The following coding sequences are from one Epilithonimonas vandammei window:
- a CDS encoding Spy/CpxP family protein refolding chaperone, with amino-acid sequence MKKLILSAAFLGLGVFGFAQTTSDRKGDFEQKKAVRMQEMKQELNLTDAQVAQIKTLHEKKAAERKQEMAAKKQDRMKMMKDNEAEMQKILTPDQFKKFQALKEKKMAERKEHFQKRKAANTAVVK; translated from the coding sequence ATGAAAAAATTAATTTTAAGCGCGGCATTTCTTGGACTAGGAGTTTTTGGATTTGCACAGACAACTTCAGATAGAAAAGGAGATTTTGAACAAAAAAAGGCAGTGCGTATGCAGGAGATGAAGCAAGAGCTTAATCTTACAGATGCGCAAGTTGCCCAAATAAAAACTTTACACGAGAAAAAAGCTGCAGAGAGAAAGCAGGAAATGGCAGCCAAGAAACAAGACCGAATGAAAATGATGAAAGATAATGAAGCAGAAATGCAGAAAATCTTGACTCCTGATCAGTTTAAAAAATTTCAGGCACTGAAAGAGAAGAAAATGGCAGAGAGAAAAGAACATTTTCAAAAAAGAAAAGCTGCAAATACAGCCGTAGTTAAGTAA
- a CDS encoding UvrD-helicase domain-containing protein encodes MQNTYSVINASAGSGKTYTLVQRLLMICLRFPNQPDAISTIIALTFTNKAANEMKERILFYLGEFVKDNYAENQDLKNIQKALAEQGYRISLDDLQSRSQKVLDYILHHYSTLNIGTIDKFNSRLVKSFSYELGLAQNFNLEIQPEPYLIEAVDKMLDEIGEEQTVSEAFMDFINYNLDNNERVNLNQTLYNSAKKFVNDIHYKPLQDNKDFEWQAYENKKNELREAIRSLKSESLELTKRALELIKSRDIEIEHFASGKNGIGGFFVNMLEFHNIKDKKFPFPSTSEDSKIETFLKGASAKGKHKQSEIADILPQLISWRREIIDLYIDSQKKERILQAILPLKVNADIQKKLMEIEEENDLVLLSKFNIIINENLRNEPSAFIYEKVGTQFQHYFFDEFQDTSAMQWQNFLPLRDNSITSDNTSFTIVGDPKQSIYRFRGGESKLMLDIISGEETTPKKAIAEHLKFNWRSAKNIVDFNNRLYDFMSQNLSEEHQKIFGENAIQGAQSKLDGRVKVHLLENSVKAVFYEETSQKMQQDIQECLDNGFTFSDITILCRGNNDIFNYSQLLGNLKVNYNGKETYIKTISEKGLTLDLSFTIKALIEFLKWEINPKNRQFLVKMMYFLNVSGRIKMNDFTSEIKTILSLESKKDIENYINAHYQIKLVQNDVPQLNLYNFIEYYIQEFSVENKEIDFLLNFLEMLFNYTQNAGATLKEFLKFWDDEASKISIQASENIDAVQIMTIHKAKGLEFPVVFIPMENKNNDKKFSEWYDLKSEDELKTVILNQFSPELENYDEDLAQFNFANSYRNKIDRFCIQYVATTRPVEQLFFYIEKPSKSSNNLELYDFVTQFQPTENGESLDSFDIFPVSDLKKQKKKEKKDYQSENINSISQQTEKVSNIEIATTSKNYQNRVEHVRMGIFTHEILSQIKTKKDVTKVLNSYLLEGKITNEEKTSILERIENVLNDANYSVYFTENLKIINEREMFATENEQSKTYRPDRLVETKDGFIIIDFKTGEEKEKDQKQVETYKNKLEQFGKKVVKTDVIYI; translated from the coding sequence ATGCAAAACACCTACTCCGTCATCAATGCTTCGGCTGGTTCCGGCAAAACTTACACGTTGGTTCAGCGGCTGTTGATGATCTGTCTTAGATTTCCGAATCAACCGGATGCGATCAGCACTATTATTGCATTAACGTTTACGAACAAAGCTGCCAACGAAATGAAGGAAAGAATTCTTTTCTATCTTGGCGAGTTTGTAAAAGATAATTATGCCGAAAATCAAGACCTAAAGAATATTCAAAAAGCACTAGCAGAACAAGGTTACAGAATCTCTTTGGATGATTTGCAATCGCGTTCCCAGAAAGTTCTTGACTATATCCTGCATCACTACTCTACGCTTAATATTGGAACGATTGACAAGTTCAATTCCCGATTGGTCAAGAGTTTTTCTTATGAATTAGGTTTGGCTCAGAACTTCAATCTAGAAATTCAACCGGAACCTTATTTGATAGAAGCGGTGGATAAAATGTTGGACGAAATTGGCGAAGAACAAACCGTTTCTGAAGCATTTATGGATTTCATCAATTATAATCTTGATAACAATGAGCGTGTTAATCTGAATCAAACGCTTTACAACTCAGCAAAGAAGTTCGTAAATGATATTCACTACAAACCTTTGCAGGACAACAAAGATTTTGAATGGCAAGCTTATGAAAACAAAAAAAACGAACTGAGAGAAGCCATTAGAAGCTTAAAATCCGAATCACTTGAACTCACAAAAAGAGCTTTGGAATTAATCAAAAGCAGAGATATAGAGATTGAGCATTTTGCGAGTGGAAAAAATGGAATCGGTGGATTTTTTGTTAATATGCTCGAGTTCCATAACATTAAGGATAAAAAATTTCCGTTCCCTTCAACTTCCGAAGATTCCAAGATTGAAACTTTCCTAAAAGGTGCTTCGGCAAAAGGAAAACACAAACAATCTGAAATTGCTGATATTTTACCCCAGTTGATTTCATGGCGAAGGGAAATAATTGACCTTTACATCGATTCTCAGAAAAAAGAAAGAATTCTGCAAGCGATTTTGCCGTTGAAAGTTAATGCAGATATTCAGAAAAAACTGATGGAAATAGAGGAAGAAAACGATTTGGTCTTGCTTTCGAAATTTAATATTATCATTAACGAAAATCTTAGGAATGAGCCTTCTGCGTTCATCTACGAAAAAGTAGGAACACAGTTTCAGCATTACTTTTTTGATGAATTTCAGGATACATCGGCGATGCAATGGCAAAACTTCTTACCGCTTCGTGACAACAGCATCACTTCTGACAACACAAGTTTTACGATTGTTGGCGACCCAAAACAAAGCATCTATAGATTCCGAGGTGGCGAAAGTAAACTGATGCTGGACATTATTAGTGGAGAAGAAACAACGCCCAAGAAAGCGATAGCAGAACACTTGAAATTTAACTGGAGAAGTGCGAAGAATATTGTTGATTTCAACAATCGATTATATGATTTTATGTCTCAGAATTTGAGTGAAGAGCATCAAAAGATATTCGGGGAAAATGCCATCCAAGGCGCACAATCTAAACTTGATGGCAGAGTGAAAGTTCATCTTCTGGAAAACTCTGTAAAAGCAGTTTTTTATGAAGAAACGTCGCAGAAGATGCAGCAGGATATTCAGGAATGTTTGGATAATGGTTTTACTTTTTCGGATATCACCATTCTTTGCCGTGGTAACAATGATATTTTCAATTATTCCCAACTTTTGGGGAATCTGAAGGTTAATTATAACGGAAAGGAAACTTACATCAAAACTATTTCTGAAAAAGGATTGACTCTGGATTTATCTTTTACTATTAAAGCTTTGATTGAATTTTTGAAGTGGGAAATCAATCCAAAAAACAGACAGTTTTTGGTAAAGATGATGTACTTCCTGAATGTCTCGGGAAGAATAAAGATGAACGATTTCACTTCTGAAATTAAAACCATTTTAAGTCTCGAATCCAAGAAAGATATTGAGAATTATATTAATGCTCATTACCAAATTAAATTGGTTCAAAATGATGTTCCACAACTGAATCTTTACAATTTCATCGAATATTACATTCAGGAATTTTCTGTAGAGAATAAGGAAATAGATTTCCTTCTGAACTTCCTCGAGATGTTATTTAATTATACTCAAAATGCTGGTGCAACATTGAAAGAATTCCTTAAATTCTGGGATGATGAAGCTTCGAAAATTAGCATTCAAGCCAGTGAGAATATCGATGCGGTTCAGATTATGACCATCCACAAAGCGAAAGGTCTGGAGTTTCCTGTGGTTTTCATCCCAATGGAAAATAAAAACAATGACAAAAAATTCTCCGAATGGTACGACCTCAAGAGCGAAGATGAATTGAAAACCGTGATTCTGAATCAGTTTTCGCCAGAACTGGAAAATTATGATGAGGATTTGGCTCAATTCAATTTTGCGAATTCTTACCGCAATAAAATCGACCGCTTCTGCATCCAATATGTTGCGACCACCCGACCAGTCGAACAATTGTTCTTTTATATCGAGAAACCGAGCAAATCTTCTAATAATTTGGAATTGTATGATTTTGTTACACAATTTCAACCGACAGAAAATGGTGAATCATTAGATTCATTCGATATTTTCCCAGTTTCTGATTTGAAGAAGCAAAAGAAAAAGGAGAAGAAAGACTATCAGTCAGAAAATATTAATTCGATTTCTCAACAAACTGAAAAAGTATCGAATATAGAAATTGCAACAACTTCTAAAAATTACCAAAATCGCGTAGAGCACGTAAGGATGGGAATTTTCACCCACGAGATTCTGTCCCAAATCAAAACCAAGAAAGATGTAACGAAAGTTCTCAATTCTTATTTGTTAGAAGGAAAAATAACCAATGAAGAAAAAACATCGATTCTGGAAAGGATTGAAAATGTTCTTAATGATGCAAATTATTCTGTTTATTTCACTGAGAATCTGAAAATCATCAATGAAAGAGAAATGTTTGCCACAGAAAACGAGCAGTCCAAAACCTACCGACCAGACCGCTTAGTAGAAACCAAAGACGGCTTCATCATTATCGATTTCAAAACCGGTGAGGAAAAAGAAAAAGACCAAAAACAAGTAGAAACGTATAAAAATAAATTGGAACAATTTGGGAAGAAAGTGGTGAAAACGGATGTAATCTATATTTGA
- a CDS encoding SusC/RagA family TonB-linked outer membrane protein: MEEVVVVGYGTQKKSQVTSSVTTVKGEAISNLNTPTFEAQLAGRSSGVQVVSNSGEIGRAPVVRIRGVNSITSGTTPLYVVDGMPMWAGDTGGGNTPANALADINPSDIETMTVLKDGAATANYGSRAANGVILITTKKGKNGKFAVNYNNQFSVASVVKKYDLLQTPDFVTISNEKAAAASPGLVWAKGTDFNTNWQDAVLRTGTQTDHFLSMTGGLGKGNYYASLGYTKQEGVIKPNQMERMSFRLNADQKVTDWFKVTTSLAYSETGYKGLNNGYNSISGAMFSAVRQLPNTPIYDPTTPTGYNIFTSGTVSRVGQWQNLIPITSDLTNIAYIVNNNSYTFNLSRFIGSVKGDVNITKWLTYTLQASKDRSVTTGFLYWNRVHGDGFSRGGYIDNNYLNLDRWNIQNILNFDKSFGSHNVNLVLINEYQKQKTNSFYADGQGLSTDFFGQDNVITGSYTTQYSGGSATEGGLISYAARLSYNFANKYFVQGTIRRDGLSSLPAANKYGNFPGVSLGYTISNEEFLKDNKYISDLKLRASYGKVGNTDIDYYPYLGLYNSYKYADYNGWGFSNTGNNQLRWETNVKKNIGADFGLFDNRITLSAEYYENQNNDLILARPYAPSLGLPGNFINMNIGSMVNKGWEFSLGTDIIKNDNFTWNVGGNLSLTKNEVLSLVDGSDIIQSRNGETAYLIRVGESLRSLYGYKYWGVNKANGNPVYYKADGSLVQLDIATNAYRVFDANNPGTLGASSSLTGADRYILGNTLPTYFGSFNTSMKYKNFDFGFLARFSPNSAIEKKEYFSILISNCVAVEKNKR; this comes from the coding sequence ATAGAAGAGGTAGTTGTTGTAGGTTATGGAACGCAGAAAAAGAGTCAGGTAACATCCTCTGTGACGACTGTAAAAGGCGAGGCAATTTCAAATTTGAATACACCAACATTTGAAGCACAGCTTGCGGGAAGATCTTCAGGTGTTCAGGTGGTAAGTAATTCTGGTGAGATTGGAAGAGCGCCAGTAGTTAGAATACGAGGTGTTAACTCAATTACATCTGGAACCACACCGCTTTATGTTGTAGATGGTATGCCAATGTGGGCTGGTGATACAGGTGGTGGTAATACTCCGGCAAATGCACTTGCGGATATTAACCCTTCTGATATTGAGACTATGACTGTTTTGAAAGATGGGGCTGCAACAGCAAATTACGGATCAAGGGCTGCTAATGGGGTTATTTTGATAACTACAAAAAAAGGGAAAAACGGTAAATTTGCTGTAAACTATAACAACCAGTTTAGTGTTGCTTCTGTAGTTAAAAAATATGATCTTTTACAAACTCCTGATTTTGTAACCATTTCAAATGAGAAAGCTGCCGCTGCTTCACCAGGTCTTGTTTGGGCAAAGGGAACTGATTTTAATACAAACTGGCAGGATGCTGTTTTACGAACAGGAACTCAAACTGATCATTTTCTTTCCATGACAGGTGGTTTGGGAAAAGGTAATTACTATGCATCATTAGGATACACAAAGCAAGAAGGTGTTATCAAACCAAATCAAATGGAAAGAATGTCTTTTCGTTTGAATGCTGATCAAAAAGTAACGGACTGGTTTAAAGTGACTACCAGTTTAGCTTATTCTGAAACTGGTTACAAAGGCCTCAATAACGGTTATAACTCAATTTCAGGAGCAATGTTTAGTGCTGTAAGACAATTGCCGAATACACCAATCTATGATCCAACTACTCCAACTGGTTATAATATCTTTACCTCTGGTACAGTAAGTAGGGTGGGACAGTGGCAGAACCTTATACCTATTACGAGTGATCTTACGAATATTGCTTATATAGTAAATAACAATTCTTACACTTTTAATTTATCTAGATTTATAGGAAGTGTAAAAGGTGATGTAAATATTACTAAATGGCTTACATATACTTTGCAGGCTAGTAAAGACAGATCCGTAACAACTGGATTTTTATATTGGAATCGTGTACACGGAGATGGTTTCTCAAGAGGAGGCTACATAGATAATAATTATCTAAATCTTGACAGATGGAATATCCAAAATATTTTAAATTTTGACAAGTCTTTTGGTAGCCATAATGTGAATTTGGTTTTGATCAATGAATATCAGAAACAAAAAACAAATTCTTTTTATGCAGATGGTCAAGGGCTTTCTACAGACTTCTTTGGACAAGATAATGTTATTACTGGTTCATACACCACGCAATATTCAGGAGGATCTGCAACAGAGGGTGGTCTGATTTCCTACGCGGCAAGGTTAAGTTATAATTTTGCAAATAAATATTTTGTGCAGGGAACAATCAGAAGGGATGGGCTTTCTTCTCTGCCTGCAGCTAATAAATATGGTAATTTTCCTGGAGTCTCTTTAGGTTATACCATTTCTAATGAAGAGTTTTTGAAAGACAACAAATATATTTCTGATTTAAAACTGAGAGCTTCTTACGGTAAAGTAGGAAATACAGATATAGATTACTACCCATATCTAGGACTGTATAACAGTTATAAATATGCTGATTATAATGGTTGGGGATTTTCTAATACGGGAAATAATCAGCTAAGATGGGAAACAAATGTTAAAAAGAATATAGGTGCTGATTTTGGATTATTTGATAACAGGATTACACTAAGTGCAGAATATTACGAAAATCAAAATAACGATTTGATTTTGGCTAGACCTTATGCGCCTTCTTTGGGATTGCCAGGTAACTTTATTAATATGAACATCGGTTCTATGGTAAACAAGGGATGGGAGTTCTCTCTTGGAACAGATATTATCAAAAATGATAATTTCACTTGGAATGTAGGAGGTAATTTATCGCTTACTAAAAACGAAGTGCTCAGCTTAGTTGATGGTTCTGATATTATTCAAAGTCGAAATGGTGAAACTGCATATTTAATCCGTGTTGGTGAGTCATTGCGAAGTTTATATGGATATAAATATTGGGGAGTAAATAAAGCAAATGGTAATCCGGTGTATTACAAAGCAGATGGAAGTTTAGTTCAATTGGATATTGCAACTAATGCTTATCGTGTATTTGATGCAAATAACCCAGGTACTTTAGGGGCATCGTCATCGCTTACAGGAGCTGACCGTTATATTTTAGGAAATACACTTCCAACTTATTTTGGGTCTTTCAATACTTCAATGAAGTACAAAAATTTTGATTTTGGTTTCTTAGCTAGATTTAGCCCAAATTCCGCAATAGAAAAAAAAGAGTATTTTAGTATTCTAATATCCAACTGCGTAGCAGTAGAAAAAAATAAGCGATGA
- a CDS encoding ferritin, whose product MVSEKIINLINEQITKEQYAAQLYLSMSAWFYTKDLEGIANYFRVQSKEELMHADKMFDYVHDIGGTIILNEIPKPPHEFSSAQEIFEKALDHERLVTKSIFNIVKAANDEGDFATTSFLQWFINEQVEEESSASLLVTKIKMVKDNPSALYLFDQELAQRVFNPAAEN is encoded by the coding sequence ATGGTAAGTGAAAAAATAATAAATCTCATCAACGAGCAAATTACCAAAGAACAATATGCAGCCCAGCTGTATCTTTCTATGAGTGCGTGGTTTTATACCAAAGATTTGGAGGGCATAGCTAACTATTTCCGGGTGCAGTCCAAAGAAGAACTGATGCACGCAGACAAGATGTTTGACTATGTGCACGATATCGGCGGAACTATTATATTAAATGAAATTCCCAAACCACCACACGAATTTTCCAGCGCTCAGGAAATCTTTGAAAAAGCCTTAGACCACGAAAGATTGGTTACTAAAAGTATTTTTAATATTGTGAAAGCCGCCAACGACGAAGGCGATTTTGCAACCACAAGCTTCCTGCAATGGTTTATCAATGAGCAGGTGGAGGAAGAATCCAGTGCATCGCTTTTGGTTACGAAGATCAAAATGGTAAAAGATAATCCTTCCGCTTTATATCTTTTTGACCAGGAATTGGCGCAAAGGGTTTTCAATCCAGCTGCTGAGAATTAA
- a CDS encoding IS1380 family transposase — protein sequence MKFDLSFTNKEITPWGGMVFLKQMLDKIGFREQIEKCESLPVSLSNNSYKKEVLLESFITSIWCGANRFLHTEITRADKALGEIFDWRKTPAQDAYKRYFGKFTQHINQQVGHHFFSWFFQNLNLNYFTLDIDSSVITRYGEQEGAKKGYNPKKKGRNSHHPIIAFVNDVKMVANFWLRSGDASSANNFVGFLEETLLNFGDKKVGLVRLDSGFFQKDIMDYLELKTLQYIIAAKFTHPIQHLINQQDFWIKVDEGIEICDKYYQAKNWEKPRRIVIVRQKTAQRPNAAGRILSLFPEDEIHRNYRYSAYITNQEQSATDVWRTYRNRGDAENRIKELKADFGAESFNLKGFFPTEAALIFSMIAYNLMSIFRLFVLQEKTQKTLSTLRYRTFAIGAYFEKVGDTLKLKIALTKKRRKWFVGIWDYPIDLSQKISTA from the coding sequence ATGAAATTCGATCTATCCTTTACCAATAAAGAGATTACGCCTTGGGGCGGAATGGTGTTTTTAAAGCAAATGTTGGACAAAATCGGCTTTAGAGAGCAAATTGAAAAATGCGAATCTTTACCTGTGTCACTTTCCAATAATTCTTATAAAAAAGAAGTTTTGCTTGAATCTTTTATTACGAGTATTTGGTGTGGCGCCAATCGTTTTTTGCACACAGAAATTACCCGTGCAGATAAGGCTCTTGGGGAAATATTTGACTGGCGAAAAACCCCTGCTCAGGACGCATATAAACGCTATTTTGGCAAGTTTACACAACACATCAACCAGCAAGTTGGGCATCATTTTTTCAGTTGGTTTTTTCAGAATTTGAACCTCAATTATTTTACGTTAGACATTGATTCATCTGTAATTACTCGATACGGAGAGCAAGAGGGAGCAAAAAAAGGCTACAATCCTAAGAAAAAAGGAAGAAACAGCCATCATCCTATCATTGCATTTGTGAACGATGTAAAGATGGTCGCTAATTTTTGGCTCAGGAGCGGTGATGCTTCTTCGGCAAATAATTTTGTAGGATTTTTAGAAGAAACACTCTTAAATTTTGGGGATAAAAAAGTAGGATTAGTTCGTTTGGATAGTGGTTTTTTCCAGAAAGACATTATGGATTATCTTGAATTAAAAACACTCCAATACATCATCGCTGCAAAATTTACTCACCCCATTCAACACTTGATAAACCAGCAAGATTTTTGGATAAAAGTTGATGAGGGCATCGAAATTTGCGACAAATATTATCAAGCAAAAAACTGGGAAAAGCCAAGAAGGATAGTCATTGTAAGGCAAAAAACAGCACAACGGCCGAATGCGGCAGGCCGAATATTAAGCCTGTTTCCGGAAGATGAAATTCATAGAAATTATCGCTATTCAGCCTATATTACCAACCAAGAACAATCGGCAACAGATGTTTGGAGAACGTACCGAAACAGAGGCGATGCAGAGAATAGAATCAAGGAATTAAAGGCAGATTTTGGAGCCGAAAGTTTTAACCTTAAAGGCTTTTTCCCTACAGAAGCTGCACTTATATTTTCGATGATTGCTTATAATCTGATGTCAATTTTCAGACTGTTTGTTCTTCAAGAAAAAACGCAGAAAACATTATCTACACTACGATATAGAACCTTTGCTATTGGAGCTTATTTTGAAAAAGTAGGTGACACACTTAAACTGAAGATTGCACTCACCAAAAAACGCAGAAAATGGTTCGTCGGAATTTGGGATTACCCCATAGACTTATCTCAAAAAATTTCAACTGCGTGA
- a CDS encoding ribonuclease HII, which produces MLLIQNFSESFIEAGCDEVGRGCLAGPVVAAAVIVDKNFKQNLVNDSKTLNFQTRQNLDRYIRENAVDFAIAELSPEFIDQHNILNASLHAMHLALDQLKTRPELILVDGNKFHPYNYIPHHCIIKGDSKYLSIAAASILAKNYRDNLMIRLHDEFPDYGWNTNFGYCTKTHQKALKKFGPNIHHRKSFRLEYDIEID; this is translated from the coding sequence ATGTTGTTAATACAAAATTTTTCTGAATCCTTTATTGAAGCAGGTTGTGACGAGGTTGGAAGAGGCTGCTTGGCCGGGCCTGTGGTTGCTGCTGCGGTAATTGTCGATAAAAATTTTAAGCAAAATTTAGTTAACGATTCTAAAACCTTAAATTTCCAGACAAGACAAAATCTGGACAGATATATCCGCGAGAATGCAGTAGATTTTGCAATAGCAGAATTATCTCCTGAGTTTATCGACCAGCATAATATTCTCAATGCAAGTCTGCACGCCATGCATCTTGCGCTCGATCAGCTCAAAACAAGGCCTGAACTGATTTTGGTAGATGGTAACAAGTTTCATCCATATAATTACATCCCGCATCATTGTATTATTAAAGGGGACAGCAAATATCTTTCAATCGCAGCTGCATCTATTTTGGCGAAAAACTACCGTGATAATCTGATGATAAGACTTCATGATGAATTTCCCGATTATGGATGGAATACAAACTTTGGCTATTGTACCAAAACACATCAAAAAGCTTTGAAAAAATTCGGGCCGAATATCCATCACAGAAAATCTTTCCGATTAGAGTATGATATAGAAATTGACTAG